The DNA region CGATGACCGCGCACGACTTGACGCGGCACAACTGCATCGGCATCCGCCAGGGCGATGAAGCCTACGGCGTGTGGCGTTTGACCTCAGGCAGGGGCGCTTCGCGCAAGACGGAAGCCGTGCGGATCAACGGCACGTTGACGACGAACGATGGTGAGATCGCGGTGAAGTGGGCGCTCGAAGGACACGGCATCCTGATGCGCGCCGAGTGGGACATCAAACAGTATCTGGCCGATGGCTCACTGGTTCAGGTGTTGCCCGACCATGACACGCCGAACGCCGATATTTTTGCGGTGTATTCGCAGCGCCACCAGATGTCGAATCGCATCCGCGCGTTCGTCGACTTTATCGCGCAGGACCTTGGTAGCGAAGCGCGCGAACTCGCGTAACGGCCTGGCGGCGAGGTGTTGAAAGCGGACCGTACCTTGAGAGCCCCCGTAGATGTCGCGCTGCGTTATCAGGCTGCCCATCTTCCGTTCCGGCCAGGAACAGCCGGGCACGTATCGCACGCCAGCGCCCCTGGCCGTACCACCGGCGTCGTCCGCCCTTGCCATCACCCACACCTCGCCGATATCGGATGCGAGCGATTTCATTCGCTCGCTCGCTTACTCGCTCGCTCACTTAGTCGTATAACCGCCGTTGATCAGAATGGTTTGCCCCGTAATCCACCACCCGTCGCTGACCAGATGGCGGATGAAGGGCACCACATCCTCGATGTCGGTCAAGCCAGTTCTGGAGAACGGCGAGAGGGCGGCGGCGGTCTTGTGGTAAGCCACCGCGTCGGCGCCTTCGGCGGGATAGAAGAACGGCGTGTCCATCGGCCCGGGGCCGACCGCTGTCACGGAGATGCCGCGCGCGCCGAATTCCCGGGCCGCCGCGCGCGTGAAATGCTCGACCGGCGCCTTGGTGCCCGCATAGGCGGCGTAAAACGGAGTAAATGCGCCGAGCAGCGACGTGACGAGCGTGACGATCTTGCCGTTGTCGTTCACATGCTTGCCAGCCTCTCGGAGAAAGAAGAACGCAGACTTGGAATTCACCGCCGTCATTTCATCGTATTCGGCCTCGGTGATGTCGACAAACGGCTTCTTCAACACCTTGCCGACCGTATTGATCGCAATGTCGGGGCGGCCGACGGCGGCGGCGACATCCGAAAACAGCTTCTCGACCGCGCCGGCCGAGGTCAGATCCGCCTGGAAAGCGACTGCCGTGGCACCCGCCGATTCGATCGCGGCGCGTGTTTCTTCCGCTGCGGCTTTGGAGCCGGCGCTGTTGTAATGGATCGCCACTGCCTTCGCGCCCTGTGCGGCGAGATCCCGCGCAATCAGTCCACCGAGGTTCTTCGCCCCGCCCGCAATGACGACGGTTTTGCCTTTGATGCTGTGGTCTGCCATGGTTCATCCCCAGTGTCGAAGCCGCCCGATGCAGCCTCCCATCCTGCCGGATGATATATTCCAGGAAAATCATTTAAACCTATTGTTTCTGACATCACTGGTCAGAAAAGTCGAACAGTGGAAAGGCGTGCCTGGACATGACGATGAGCGAGACCGCCGGCGCGCGAGCGTGCCGGACCGATGGACTGCATCCCGCGCACAAAGCTGAACATGTCATCGAGCCGAGCGGTCTTGTAGGTGGGAGCGAACGTGGATCGCATTGACCTGTTTCGCGTCTTCGCGCGCGTGGTCGAATGCGCGAATTTCACGCGCGCCGCGGACACGCTCGGCTTACCTCGTTCGTCCGTATCCGCGGCGATTCAGGAACTGGAAGGGCGGATCGGCGCCCGTCTGCTGCATCGGACAACGCGCAAAGTGTCGCCGACGCAGGATGGCGCCGCGCTCTATGAGCGTTGCCTGCGTCTGATCGCCGATGTCGAGGAGACCGAGAACCTGTTCCGGCAGACTTCGGTAGGGCCGGGCGGCATGCTGCGCGTGGACGTTCCCGGTCGTATAGGACGGCTGATCATCGCTCCCGCGCTGCCGGAC from Paraburkholderia aromaticivorans includes:
- a CDS encoding SDR family oxidoreductase, giving the protein MADHSIKGKTVVIAGGAKNLGGLIARDLAAQGAKAVAIHYNSAGSKAAAEETRAAIESAGATAVAFQADLTSAGAVEKLFSDVAAAVGRPDIAINTVGKVLKKPFVDITEAEYDEMTAVNSKSAFFFLREAGKHVNDNGKIVTLVTSLLGAFTPFYAAYAGTKAPVEHFTRAAAREFGARGISVTAVGPGPMDTPFFYPAEGADAVAYHKTAAALSPFSRTGLTDIEDVVPFIRHLVSDGWWITGQTILINGGYTTK